One window of Mesorhizobium sp. WSM4904 genomic DNA carries:
- the fsa gene encoding fructose-6-phosphate aldolase yields MKFFVDTADIKEIKELNDLGLLDGVTTNPSLILKSGGKISEVTKQICDIVEGPVSAEVVATEFKDMMGEAEVLAKIAPNVCIKVPLTLDGLKACKTIRTELNRMVNVTLCFSANQALLAAKAGASFISPFVGRIDDTGSDGMELISEIRTIYDNYDFKTEILTASVRSVNHVKQAALIGSDVVTAPPATLRALVNHPLTDKGLAAFLADWAKTGQKIN; encoded by the coding sequence ATGAAGTTTTTTGTCGACACCGCCGACATCAAGGAGATCAAGGAGCTGAACGATCTGGGGCTTCTCGATGGGGTCACCACCAACCCCTCGCTGATCCTGAAATCTGGCGGCAAGATCTCCGAGGTGACGAAGCAGATCTGCGACATCGTCGAAGGCCCGGTCTCGGCCGAGGTCGTGGCCACGGAATTCAAGGACATGATGGGCGAGGCCGAGGTGCTGGCCAAGATCGCGCCCAATGTCTGCATCAAGGTGCCGCTGACGCTGGATGGGCTGAAGGCCTGCAAGACGATCCGCACCGAGCTGAACCGCATGGTCAACGTCACGCTCTGCTTCTCGGCCAACCAGGCACTGCTCGCCGCCAAGGCCGGCGCCTCGTTCATCTCGCCTTTCGTCGGGCGCATCGACGACACCGGCTCGGACGGCATGGAGCTGATCTCGGAAATCCGCACCATCTACGACAACTACGATTTCAAGACCGAGATCCTGACCGCTTCCGTGCGCTCGGTGAACCACGTCAAGCAGGCCGCGCTCATCGGTTCCGATGTCGTGACCGCACCGCCGGCGACGCTGCGGGCGCTGGTCAACCATCCGCTGACCGACAAGGGCCTCGCCGCCTTCCTCGCCGACTGGGCCAAGACCGGCCAGAAGATCAACTGA
- a CDS encoding YggS family pyridoxal phosphate-dependent enzyme has product MTSAVEQLLAVKARIVNAERGAGREAGAVTLVAVSKTFAAEDIRPVIEAGQRVFGENRVQEAQAKWPELREAFPDIELHLIGPLQSNKAKEAVALFDVIETVDREKIAAELAKEIARQGRTPKLYVQVNTGSEPQKAGIEPREAVAFVKRCRDVHGLAIEGLMCIPPADENPGPHFALLEKIAREAGVAKLSMGMSGDYETAIALGATSVRVGTAIFGGRP; this is encoded by the coding sequence ATGACGAGTGCCGTCGAACAGCTTCTCGCCGTCAAGGCGAGGATCGTGAATGCCGAGCGCGGGGCCGGGCGCGAGGCCGGCGCCGTCACGCTGGTCGCGGTGTCGAAGACCTTTGCGGCCGAAGATATTCGCCCCGTGATCGAGGCGGGCCAGCGGGTCTTCGGCGAGAACCGCGTGCAGGAAGCCCAAGCCAAATGGCCGGAGCTGAGAGAAGCCTTTCCCGATATCGAGCTGCACCTGATCGGACCGCTGCAGTCCAACAAGGCCAAGGAAGCGGTGGCGCTTTTCGATGTCATCGAGACGGTCGACCGCGAGAAGATCGCCGCCGAGCTTGCCAAGGAGATTGCCAGGCAAGGTCGCACGCCAAAGCTCTACGTCCAGGTCAACACCGGCTCCGAACCGCAAAAGGCCGGCATCGAGCCACGCGAGGCCGTCGCCTTCGTCAAGCGCTGCCGCGACGTGCACGGCCTCGCCATCGAAGGGTTGATGTGCATTCCGCCGGCGGACGAGAATCCCGGCCCGCATTTCGCGCTTTTGGAAAAGATCGCCCGAGAAGCCGGCGTCGCAAAACTCTCGATGGGCATGTCCGGCGATTACGAGACCGCGATCGCCTTGGGCGCGACCAGCGTCAGGGTCGGCACGGCGATCTTCGGCGGGCGGCCCTGA
- the leuS gene encoding leucine--tRNA ligase encodes MATERYNPRTSEPKWQKAWAEKKLFEARNDDPKPKYYVLEMFPYPSGKIHIGHTRNYTMGDVVARYKRAKGFNVLHPMGWDAFGMPAENAAMQNKVHPKDWTYENIAVMREQLKMMGLSLDWAREFATCDVDYYHRQQMLFLDFVEKGLVTRKSSKVNWDPEDMTVLANEQVIDGRGWRSGALVEQRELTQWFFKITDYAQDLLESLDRLDEWPEKVKLMQHNWIGRSEGLLIRWPLAAPVGDMHELEVYTTRPDTIFGASFMAVAADHPLAKKAAENNPALAKFIDEVRHMGTSVAALETAEKKGFDTGIRVVHPFDDSWTLPVYVANFVLMEYGTGAIFGCPSGDQRDLDFANKYGLPVIPVVMPEGENQGSFQIIEEAYDGDGVMINSRFLDGMKPERAFDEVAKLLEQKTIGGRPMAERKVNFRLRDWGISRQRYWGCPIPMIHCEACGVVPVPKADLPVRLPDDIEFDRPGNPLDRHPTWRHVKCPQCGRDARRETDTMDTFVDSSWYFARFTAPWANEPTEPKAADEWLAVDQYIGGIEHAILHLLYSRFFTRAMRETGHLNLAEPFKGLFTQGMVVHETYRVGGSSTNGRWLSPGEVRIEDVGGKRRAVEIATGEEATIGALEKMSKSKKNTVSPEEITDGYGADTARWFMLSDSPPERDVEWTDEGAAGAHRFVQRVWRLVQIAAEQLAGVKPAAAKDGEAGAVSKAAHKILKAIGEDIEKLGFNRAIARIYELANALTTPLNDVAEGKADAALKAACREAVEILVHVIAPVMPHLAEECWEALGGTDMVAERPWPVYDPALVVDNEIVLPVQVNGKKRGDLTIARDADQGAVEQAVLALDFVQKALDGKAPRKVIIVPQRIVNVVA; translated from the coding sequence ATGGCAACCGAACGATACAATCCGCGCACGTCAGAGCCCAAATGGCAGAAGGCCTGGGCCGAAAAGAAGCTGTTCGAGGCCAGGAACGACGACCCGAAGCCGAAATACTACGTGCTCGAGATGTTCCCCTATCCGTCGGGGAAGATCCATATCGGCCACACCCGCAACTACACGATGGGCGACGTCGTGGCGCGCTACAAGCGGGCCAAGGGTTTCAACGTGCTGCACCCGATGGGCTGGGATGCCTTCGGCATGCCGGCTGAGAACGCGGCGATGCAGAACAAGGTCCATCCGAAGGACTGGACCTACGAGAACATCGCCGTCATGCGCGAGCAGCTCAAGATGATGGGCCTGTCGCTCGACTGGGCGCGCGAGTTCGCCACCTGCGACGTCGACTACTACCACCGCCAGCAGATGCTGTTCCTCGACTTCGTCGAGAAAGGGCTGGTGACGCGCAAGTCCTCCAAGGTCAACTGGGACCCTGAGGACATGACGGTGCTCGCCAACGAGCAGGTCATCGACGGCCGCGGCTGGCGCTCGGGCGCGCTGGTCGAGCAGCGCGAGCTGACGCAATGGTTCTTCAAGATCACCGACTATGCGCAGGACCTGCTGGAGTCGCTCGACCGCCTCGACGAGTGGCCGGAAAAGGTCAAGCTGATGCAGCACAACTGGATCGGCCGCTCGGAAGGTCTGCTGATCCGCTGGCCGCTGGCCGCTCCGGTTGGCGACATGCACGAGCTGGAAGTCTACACGACCAGGCCGGACACGATCTTCGGCGCCTCCTTCATGGCGGTCGCCGCCGACCATCCGCTGGCCAAAAAAGCCGCCGAGAACAATCCGGCGCTCGCCAAGTTCATCGACGAGGTCCGCCACATGGGCACCTCGGTGGCGGCGCTCGAGACGGCCGAGAAGAAAGGCTTCGACACCGGCATCCGCGTCGTCCATCCCTTCGACGACAGCTGGACGCTGCCCGTCTATGTCGCCAATTTCGTGCTGATGGAATACGGCACCGGCGCCATCTTCGGCTGTCCGTCGGGCGATCAGCGCGACCTCGACTTCGCCAACAAATACGGCCTGCCGGTGATCCCGGTGGTGATGCCGGAAGGCGAAAATCAGGGAAGCTTCCAGATCATCGAGGAGGCCTATGACGGCGACGGCGTGATGATCAATTCGCGCTTCCTCGACGGCATGAAGCCGGAGCGGGCCTTCGACGAGGTGGCCAAGCTGCTCGAGCAGAAGACGATCGGCGGCCGGCCGATGGCGGAGCGCAAGGTAAATTTCCGCCTGCGCGACTGGGGCATCTCGCGCCAGCGCTACTGGGGCTGCCCGATCCCGATGATCCATTGCGAAGCCTGCGGCGTGGTGCCGGTGCCGAAGGCCGACCTGCCGGTCCGGCTGCCCGACGACATCGAGTTCGACCGTCCGGGCAATCCGCTCGACCGCCATCCGACATGGCGGCATGTGAAGTGTCCGCAATGCGGCCGGGACGCGCGGCGCGAGACCGACACGATGGACACCTTCGTCGACTCGTCGTGGTATTTCGCCCGCTTCACCGCGCCGTGGGCCAACGAGCCGACCGAGCCGAAGGCGGCCGACGAATGGCTGGCGGTCGACCAGTATATCGGTGGCATCGAGCACGCGATCCTGCACCTGCTCTATTCGCGCTTCTTCACCCGCGCCATGCGCGAGACCGGGCATCTCAACCTCGCCGAGCCGTTCAAGGGCCTGTTCACCCAAGGGATGGTGGTGCACGAGACCTATCGTGTCGGCGGCTCGTCGACCAATGGGCGCTGGCTGTCGCCGGGCGAGGTCAGGATCGAGGATGTGGGCGGCAAGCGGCGCGCCGTCGAGATCGCGACCGGCGAGGAGGCGACGATCGGCGCGCTCGAGAAAATGTCGAAGTCGAAGAAGAACACGGTGAGCCCGGAAGAGATCACCGACGGCTACGGCGCCGACACAGCGCGCTGGTTCATGCTGTCGGACTCGCCGCCGGAGCGCGACGTCGAATGGACGGACGAGGGTGCCGCCGGCGCTCATCGCTTCGTGCAGCGCGTCTGGCGCCTGGTGCAGATCGCGGCCGAGCAGCTCGCCGGCGTGAAGCCGGCCGCGGCGAAGGACGGCGAGGCGGGCGCCGTCTCCAAGGCGGCGCACAAGATCCTGAAGGCGATCGGCGAGGACATCGAGAAGCTCGGCTTCAACCGGGCTATCGCGCGCATCTACGAGCTTGCGAACGCGCTGACCACGCCGCTCAACGATGTCGCCGAGGGCAAGGCGGACGCGGCGCTGAAAGCCGCCTGCCGCGAGGCCGTCGAGATCCTGGTGCACGTGATCGCGCCGGTGATGCCGCATCTGGCCGAGGAATGCTGGGAGGCGCTGGGCGGCACCGACATGGTCGCCGAACGGCCGTGGCCGGTCTACGATCCGGCTCTGGTCGTCGACAACGAGATCGTGCTGCCGGTGCAGGTCAACGGCAAGAAGCGCGGGGATTTGACAATTGCCCGCGACGCGGATCAAGGTGCCGTCGAACAAGCGGTGCTGGCTCTCGACTTCGTGCAAAAAGCGCTCGATGGCAAGGCCCCGCGCAAGGTGATCATCGTCCCGCAGAGGATCGTCAATGTCGTTGCCTGA
- the lptE gene encoding LPS assembly lipoprotein LptE — translation MSLPDPEKSQAARLLRRAAIGGLVASLALVSACTVRPLYSSAPLTVGSQAGAAAELASISIKPVSTRYGQQVRNNLIFAFGQGSGEPASPAYTLDLGVSELVESAAIVQVQTEEDEPTAGTVTLTANYVLRDSATGTVVAVGKRSIPSSFDRPRQEFAAYRAQIDAENRAARELADLLRLAIAQDLAKHGKA, via the coding sequence ATGTCGTTGCCTGATCCAGAAAAGTCACAGGCGGCGCGTTTGCTGCGCCGCGCGGCTATCGGCGGCCTGGTCGCCTCGCTGGCGCTGGTCTCGGCCTGCACGGTCCGGCCGCTCTATTCCAGCGCGCCGCTTACCGTCGGCTCGCAGGCCGGCGCCGCTGCCGAGCTGGCATCGATCTCGATCAAGCCTGTCAGCACGCGTTACGGCCAGCAGGTGCGCAACAATCTGATCTTCGCCTTCGGCCAGGGCTCGGGCGAGCCGGCATCGCCTGCCTACACGCTGGATCTCGGCGTCAGCGAGCTGGTCGAATCGGCGGCCATCGTCCAGGTGCAGACCGAAGAGGACGAGCCGACGGCAGGCACCGTGACGCTCACCGCCAATTATGTCCTGCGTGATTCGGCGACCGGCACGGTGGTCGCGGTCGGCAAGCGCTCGATCCCGTCATCCTTCGATCGGCCGCGCCAGGAATTCGCGGCCTACCGGGCGCAGATCGACGCCGAGAACCGCGCCGCCCGCGAGCTCGCCGATCTGCTGCGCCTGGCGATCGCCCAGGATCTGGCCAAGCACGGCAAGGCCTAG
- a CDS encoding aldo/keto reductase has product MRYNQLGNTGLFVSELCLGTMTFGAAGENAQWGLIASLDQKGVNEIVGRSIAAGINFFDTADVYSFGQSERLLGQSLNDLGVKRSDVIIATKVHGVMGEGPNQRGSSRGHIMDSIDGSLERLQTDHIDLYQLHGTDTVTPIDETLRALDDLVASGKVRYVGVSNWQAWRIAKALGIAERKDYARFETVQSYYSIAGRDLEREIVPLLNEEKLGLMVWSPMAGGLLSGKYGPGAPGNGEGRRASFNFPPVNEDRAWAAVAVMREIARKHDVSVATVALGYVLAKPFVMSVLIGASRMDQLEQNLAATGLMLDAEDLARLDEVSALPSEYPGWMLERQGAGRRPAPFVPKA; this is encoded by the coding sequence ATGCGCTACAACCAGCTCGGCAACACCGGCCTGTTCGTCTCCGAACTCTGCCTCGGCACGATGACCTTCGGCGCCGCCGGCGAGAATGCTCAATGGGGCTTGATCGCCAGCCTCGACCAGAAAGGCGTCAACGAGATCGTCGGTCGCTCGATCGCCGCAGGCATCAATTTCTTCGACACTGCGGACGTCTACTCTTTCGGCCAGTCGGAGCGGCTTCTCGGCCAGTCACTCAACGATCTCGGCGTCAAGCGCTCGGACGTCATCATCGCCACCAAGGTGCATGGCGTCATGGGCGAAGGACCTAACCAGCGCGGCTCCTCGCGCGGCCACATCATGGATTCGATCGACGGCAGCCTCGAGCGGCTGCAGACCGACCATATCGACCTCTACCAGCTGCACGGCACCGATACCGTGACGCCGATCGACGAGACGCTGCGCGCGCTCGACGACCTCGTCGCCAGCGGCAAGGTGCGTTACGTCGGCGTCTCCAACTGGCAGGCTTGGCGCATCGCCAAGGCCCTCGGCATCGCCGAGCGCAAGGACTATGCCCGTTTCGAGACGGTGCAGTCCTACTACTCGATCGCCGGCCGCGATCTCGAGCGCGAGATCGTGCCGTTGCTCAATGAAGAGAAGCTCGGCCTGATGGTCTGGTCGCCGATGGCCGGCGGGCTGCTCTCCGGCAAATATGGCCCCGGCGCGCCGGGCAATGGCGAAGGCCGCCGCGCCAGTTTCAACTTCCCGCCGGTCAACGAGGACCGCGCCTGGGCGGCGGTCGCCGTCATGCGCGAGATCGCCAGGAAGCACGATGTCAGCGTCGCCACGGTGGCGCTGGGCTACGTGCTGGCCAAGCCCTTCGTGATGAGCGTCCTCATCGGCGCCAGCCGCATGGACCAGCTCGAACAGAACCTCGCCGCCACCGGGTTGATGCTCGATGCCGAAGATCTGGCTAGGCTCGACGAGGTCAGCGCGCTGCCTTCCGAATATCCCGGCTGGATGCTGGAACGGCAGGGCGCCGGCCGGCGTCCGGCGCCCTTCGTGCCGAAGGCGTAA